A genomic region of Acidobacteriota bacterium contains the following coding sequences:
- a CDS encoding sigma-54 dependent transcriptional regulator translates to MKHLLIVEDEDALRTAVAGRLGDEGFAVAQAASGDEAVARLAEFAYDVVLTDLRLPGAADGIAVLEAALDRYPDLPVVIMTGFGTVRDAVAAIKRGAADFITKPFQADELLHVVQAAVERQRLRAENAYLRSQIDARYRFDGLVGQSPSMRELCTLLETVAPTPSTILITGETGTGKELVARAIHHNSPRRHHRFVALNCSAIPETLLEAELFGHVRGAFTGAIGTRQGRFEQAHRGTLFLDEVGTMSSALQTRLLRVLQEREFERVGESQPTRVDVRVIAATNSDLEQMVSEGAFREDLYYRLNVIPLRLPPLRERRDDIPLLVRHFLDRFGREAEPPRPGVVMSQEALRLMMDYAWPGNVRQLENVVERAMALSPGRTQIEAAVLPADIRQASSDTDDWHVALPDGGIDLDVVVARVEHGLIRQSLERTRGNKLQAARLLNVKRTTLVEKLKRLERPERPGAAP, encoded by the coding sequence CTGAAACATCTGCTCATCGTCGAGGACGAAGACGCGTTGAGGACGGCCGTCGCCGGGCGCCTTGGCGACGAGGGGTTCGCCGTCGCCCAGGCCGCGTCGGGCGACGAGGCGGTTGCTCGCCTCGCCGAGTTCGCCTATGACGTCGTGCTGACCGACCTCCGGCTCCCGGGGGCCGCCGACGGCATCGCGGTGCTCGAGGCGGCCCTCGATCGGTACCCTGATCTCCCGGTCGTGATCATGACCGGCTTCGGCACCGTGCGCGACGCCGTGGCCGCGATCAAGCGAGGCGCGGCCGACTTCATCACCAAGCCGTTCCAGGCCGACGAGTTGCTCCACGTCGTGCAGGCGGCCGTCGAGCGCCAGCGGCTTCGTGCCGAGAACGCCTACCTGCGTTCACAGATCGATGCCCGGTACCGCTTCGACGGCCTGGTCGGGCAGAGCCCCTCCATGCGGGAACTGTGCACGCTGCTCGAGACGGTGGCGCCGACTCCCAGCACGATTCTCATCACGGGCGAAACCGGCACCGGCAAGGAGCTCGTCGCGCGCGCCATCCATCACAACAGCCCGCGACGGCACCACCGCTTCGTCGCGCTCAACTGCAGCGCCATCCCCGAGACGCTGCTGGAGGCCGAGCTCTTCGGCCACGTCCGCGGCGCGTTCACCGGCGCGATCGGCACGCGTCAGGGGCGCTTCGAGCAGGCCCACCGGGGCACGCTGTTCCTCGACGAGGTCGGCACCATGAGCTCGGCACTGCAGACGCGGCTCCTGCGGGTGCTCCAGGAGCGGGAGTTCGAGCGCGTGGGCGAGTCGCAGCCGACGAGGGTGGACGTTCGCGTGATCGCCGCGACGAACTCCGATCTCGAGCAGATGGTGAGCGAGGGGGCGTTCCGGGAGGATCTCTACTACCGGCTCAACGTGATTCCCCTCCGGTTGCCCCCGTTGCGTGAACGACGAGACGACATTCCCCTGCTCGTCCGCCACTTCCTCGACCGCTTCGGACGCGAGGCCGAGCCCCCGCGGCCGGGCGTCGTCATGTCGCAGGAAGCGTTGCGCCTGATGATGGACTACGCGTGGCCCGGCAACGTCAGGCAGCTCGAGAACGTGGTGGAGCGTGCCATGGCGCTCAGCCCCGGGCGGACGCAGATCGAGGCGGCTGTCCTTCCCGCTGACATCCGGCAGGCGTCGTCGGACACGGACGACTGGCACGTGGCGCTGCCCGACGGCGGCATCGACCTCGACGTGGTCGTCGCGCGGGTCGAGCACGGCCTGATTCGGCAGTCGCTCGAACGGACCCGAGGCAACAAACTGCAGGCGGCGCGCCTGCTCAACGTGAAGCGGACGACTCTGGTCGAGAAGCTGAAGCGGCTCGAACGCCCGGAGCGACCGGGTGCCGCCCCGTGA
- a CDS encoding Dabb family protein yields MVIHLVLFRPRPDLEPGIREALFDALRVANEQIPSVRRFSVGRRVSDGPTYVMRGFPDFPYAAVVEFDDRDGLEAYLAHPAHDALGRHFNAAADAALIYDYEVTRPEEAARWNPP; encoded by the coding sequence GTGGTCATTCACCTCGTGCTGTTCCGTCCGCGTCCGGATCTCGAGCCTGGCATCCGCGAGGCCCTGTTCGACGCCCTGCGCGTCGCCAACGAGCAGATCCCGAGCGTCCGGCGGTTCTCGGTCGGCAGGCGTGTCAGCGACGGGCCGACCTACGTCATGCGGGGCTTCCCGGACTTTCCCTACGCCGCGGTGGTCGAGTTCGACGATCGTGACGGCCTCGAAGCCTACCTTGCCCACCCGGCGCACGACGCGCTCGGCCGACATTTCAACGCCGCCGCGGACGCCGCCCTGATCTACGACTACGAGGTGACGCGCCCGGAGGAGGCGGCACGCTGGAACCCGCCGTGA
- a CDS encoding tRNA-dihydrouridine synthase, producing MRIGRLTLDPPFGVAPMAGMTDTAFRRLVKRHGGCGLVVTEMVSSEGLVRGIDRTLEYAEYTEDERPVSIQIFGGDPQRMADAAQILEGMGADVVDVNMGCPVPKIAKHQAGCSLMRTPEHAAGVVAAMAKAVKIPVTVKMRAGWNDEQRNAPQLAKMVAEAGAAAVTVHGRTAQQAYTGRADWDLVAEVAAGVGIPVIGSGDCVEPEHVIARLDRGIAGVLVGRGVLRNPWILAQAADIAAGRPPRAVTREMRGRFLLEYIDLLLHERVAEADGFRHLAPSAVGQTWHAPAQGRERWVVNKLRALNAWYTRGIEGGSRLRVAINACESIPQLRDLVHEFFFSTPADDQTPDRSARASRSHEPETAQTVGA from the coding sequence ATGAGAATCGGTCGCCTCACGCTCGACCCGCCCTTTGGCGTCGCCCCGATGGCCGGGATGACCGACACGGCCTTCCGCCGCCTCGTGAAGCGGCACGGCGGGTGCGGCCTGGTGGTGACCGAGATGGTGAGCTCGGAGGGACTCGTCCGCGGCATCGATCGCACGCTCGAGTATGCCGAGTACACCGAGGACGAGCGGCCGGTTTCGATCCAGATCTTCGGCGGCGACCCGCAGCGGATGGCGGACGCGGCGCAGATCCTCGAGGGCATGGGCGCCGACGTCGTCGACGTGAACATGGGCTGCCCGGTGCCCAAGATCGCCAAGCATCAGGCCGGGTGCAGCCTCATGCGCACACCCGAGCACGCGGCGGGCGTGGTCGCCGCGATGGCCAAGGCCGTGAAGATCCCGGTGACGGTCAAGATGCGCGCCGGGTGGAACGACGAGCAGCGCAACGCGCCCCAACTCGCGAAGATGGTGGCCGAGGCCGGCGCTGCCGCCGTGACGGTGCATGGACGCACGGCGCAGCAGGCCTACACGGGTCGCGCCGACTGGGACCTCGTGGCGGAGGTCGCGGCCGGCGTCGGGATTCCCGTCATTGGCAGCGGCGACTGCGTCGAGCCGGAGCACGTGATCGCGAGGCTCGACCGGGGCATCGCCGGCGTGCTCGTCGGCCGTGGCGTACTGCGCAACCCGTGGATCCTCGCGCAGGCCGCGGACATCGCGGCCGGCCGGCCGCCGCGCGCCGTGACCAGGGAGATGCGCGGGCGCTTCCTGCTCGAGTACATCGACCTGCTGCTCCACGAGCGAGTCGCCGAGGCCGACGGGTTCCGCCACCTCGCGCCGTCGGCCGTCGGGCAGACGTGGCACGCCCCGGCCCAGGGCCGCGAGCGCTGGGTCGTCAACAAGCTCCGAGCGCTGAACGCCTGGTACACCAGGGGCATCGAAGGGGGCTCGCGGCTGCGCGTGGCCATCAACGCGTGCGAGTCGATCCCGCAGTTGCGCGACCTCGTTCACGAGTTCTTCTTCTCGACGCCGGCCGATGACCAGACGCCGGATCGGTCGGCTCGAGCCTCGCGCTCCCACGAACCCGAGACCGCGCAGACTGTCGGGGCTTGA